Proteins encoded within one genomic window of Bacteroidia bacterium:
- a CDS encoding acylneuraminate cytidylyltransferase family protein, whose amino-acid sequence MNDLVVIPARGGSKGIPGKNIKMLNGKPLIHYSIEVAREVFADEQILVSTDSPAIRDVAEQTGLDVPFLRPSALATDSAGSYEVLLHALARAEEQGMDPSRLILLQPTSPFRQARHVKEAMDLFSTDCEMVVSVKVADGNPYYNLREEDDFGWLQKFKEADNTRRQDIPEVYQFNGAVYVINIAALRNRTMIRFDRVRKYLMDPYYSLDLDTPLDWHIAECLMKSGFIDAG is encoded by the coding sequence TTGAATGATCTGGTAGTGATTCCCGCACGGGGGGGAAGCAAGGGAATACCGGGAAAAAACATCAAGATGCTGAATGGGAAGCCCTTGATCCATTACAGTATTGAAGTGGCCAGGGAAGTATTTGCCGATGAACAAATATTGGTGTCTACTGATAGCCCGGCCATAAGGGATGTGGCGGAACAAACCGGCCTGGACGTGCCTTTTTTGCGACCGTCTGCTCTGGCTACAGACAGCGCGGGTAGCTATGAAGTTTTGCTGCATGCCCTGGCGCGAGCCGAAGAACAAGGCATGGATCCCTCGCGACTTATCCTGCTGCAGCCGACCTCGCCCTTCCGGCAGGCCCGGCATGTCAAGGAAGCAATGGACCTCTTTTCAACTGATTGTGAAATGGTGGTGTCCGTAAAAGTGGCTGATGGCAATCCCTATTACAACCTGCGCGAGGAGGATGATTTCGGCTGGCTACAAAAATTTAAAGAAGCTGACAATACACGCAGACAGGATATTCCCGAGGTGTATCAATTCAATGGAGCGGTGTACGTGATCAATATTGCCGCGCTCCGAAACAGAACGATGATAAGATTTGATAGAGTACGCAAATATCTGATGGACCCATATTACTCCCTTGATCTGGACACCCCCCTAGATTGGCATATTGCCGAGTGCCTTATGAAAAGTGGGTTTATAGATGCAGGGTAA
- the neuC gene encoding UDP-N-acetylglucosamine 2-epimerase, translating into MGGPGLSKRKICVVTGTRAEFGLMQWLLHDIREDDELELQVIATGMHLSPEFGLTYKAIEERGFKISKKIEVLLSSDSSVGISKSMGLGMISFAEAYDELKPDIVVVLGDRFEIFAAVTAAMIARIPVGHIHGGETTEGVIDESIRHSITKMAHLHFTATKAYAKRVIQLGEQPERVFHTGTPGLDNIERMALLSRTDFEKSIDFKLAEKNILITFHPVTLEEKTAETQFGELLEALALFPDVHLIFTMPNADTDGRIIIGMINSFVARQGDRARAFTSLGQLRYLSALKHVDVVLGNSSSGLIEAPSFKVPTINIGDRQKGRIKAETVIDCEPATERIQAALQKAFSNEFRQRIKDVENPYGTGGASLKIKEILKSFPLDGILKKQFYDL; encoded by the coding sequence ATGGGAGGACCTGGTTTGAGCAAACGCAAAATATGCGTGGTAACAGGTACCCGTGCAGAGTTCGGATTAATGCAATGGCTCCTGCATGATATTCGGGAGGATGATGAGCTGGAGTTGCAGGTCATAGCCACCGGGATGCACTTGTCCCCGGAATTCGGCCTGACCTATAAAGCCATCGAAGAAAGAGGTTTTAAAATTTCAAAGAAAATAGAAGTACTGCTCTCGTCAGATTCATCTGTTGGTATTTCCAAGTCAATGGGGCTAGGGATGATTTCCTTTGCTGAGGCTTATGATGAACTGAAGCCGGATATTGTCGTGGTGCTGGGCGACCGATTTGAAATCTTTGCGGCCGTAACGGCTGCCATGATCGCCAGAATCCCGGTGGGGCATATTCATGGTGGCGAAACCACCGAAGGCGTTATTGATGAGTCAATCAGGCACTCCATCACCAAAATGGCGCACCTGCACTTTACCGCCACCAAAGCCTATGCAAAAAGGGTAATACAGTTGGGTGAACAACCGGAAAGGGTTTTTCATACCGGCACTCCGGGTTTGGATAATATAGAACGGATGGCCTTGCTGAGCCGGACAGATTTTGAAAAGTCAATTGACTTTAAGCTGGCTGAAAAAAACATTCTGATCACTTTTCATCCGGTAACGCTGGAAGAAAAGACAGCCGAAACACAATTCGGGGAATTGCTGGAGGCATTGGCGTTATTTCCTGATGTGCATTTAATATTTACCATGCCCAATGCGGATACTGATGGCAGGATCATCATCGGGATGATAAATAGCTTTGTTGCCAGGCAAGGCGACAGGGCCAGGGCATTTACCTCTTTAGGGCAGTTGCGCTATCTGTCTGCGCTAAAGCATGTTGACGTGGTGCTGGGCAATTCATCCAGCGGACTTATAGAGGCCCCAAGTTTCAAAGTACCCACCATAAACATAGGCGACAGGCAAAAAGGAAGGATCAAAGCCGAAACCGTAATAGATTGCGAGCCTGCCACGGAGCGCATTCAAGCTGCCTTGCAGAAGGCATTCAGTAATGAATTCCGGCAGCGCATTAAAGATGTGGAGAATCCTTATGGTACCGGTGGCGCTTCCCTTAAAATAAAGGAGATATTAAAATCATTTCCGCTCGATGGTATTTTAAAAAAGCAATTTTACGATTTATGA
- a CDS encoding sulfotransferase, whose product MTKKSPLFISGVYRSGTTLPVKILNAHPDICLTHDTVNFFRYYLKYAATIQDDYGFVINDCAERLEKRFNINVPASTILSKLKDEHSISLKIVYEVLMRETFCAGKSNVIWGEKSLMQWSNIPLFLQMFEDSKAIMIIRDPRSVLASFRDFTIEKGERYLDAIFATLNALQWSATIGKTLSSDRFRIVYFEKLVEDPDAWAREMCDFLGLEYYNEMTNSKKFKDHEGNPWSANTSYRNVNNFSREPIDRWRSKLTDLELCFAESILGDAMKLHNYELSDVKVDSTTLKKLLITIGQTGLLEHRLAHWVETGNGVEGHPSDATSPMNWSKTMHPKDNLKV is encoded by the coding sequence ATGACCAAGAAGTCCCCACTTTTTATTTCTGGAGTATATCGTAGTGGTACAACTTTACCAGTTAAAATATTAAATGCCCACCCTGATATATGCCTCACGCATGATACGGTAAATTTTTTCCGTTATTATCTTAAGTACGCTGCTACTATTCAAGATGATTATGGTTTTGTAATAAATGATTGTGCAGAAAGGCTGGAAAAGCGATTTAACATAAATGTACCCGCATCCACCATTTTGTCAAAGCTTAAAGATGAGCACTCAATTTCTTTAAAAATTGTATATGAGGTTTTGATGAGGGAAACATTTTGCGCGGGTAAAAGTAATGTGATTTGGGGGGAGAAAAGCTTAATGCAATGGAGCAATATACCATTGTTTTTACAGATGTTTGAAGATTCTAAGGCAATAATGATAATCCGGGATCCTCGAAGTGTGCTGGCTTCTTTTCGGGACTTTACCATTGAGAAGGGTGAACGTTATCTTGATGCTATTTTTGCCACCCTTAACGCACTGCAATGGAGTGCTACAATAGGAAAAACCCTTTCTTCCGATCGCTTTAGGATTGTATACTTTGAGAAGTTAGTGGAAGATCCAGATGCCTGGGCACGGGAGATGTGTGATTTTCTTGGACTTGAGTATTACAATGAAATGACGAATAGCAAGAAATTTAAGGATCATGAAGGGAATCCCTGGAGTGCTAATACTTCTTATCGCAATGTAAATAACTTTTCCAGGGAGCCTATTGATCGCTGGCGGAGCAAGCTTACAGATTTAGAATTATGTTTTGCTGAAAGTATTTTGGGTGATGCGATGAAGCTGCATAATTATGAATTGAGTGATGTGAAAGTTGATAGCACAACTTTGAAGAAGTTGCTCATTACTATTGGACAAACCGGGCTTTTGGAGCATCGTTTGGCGCATTGGGTAGAAACGGGAAATGGAGTAGAAGGACATCCAAGTGACGCGACCTCACCAATGAATTGGTCTAAAACCATGCACCCAAAGGATAATTTGAAGGTGTAG
- a CDS encoding nucleotidyltransferase family protein: MRNYKDHLILEGTPIREGLKKLNELARDAILFVVNEQRQLKGSLTDGDVRRGLIKGLTTESKVEEFTQANPRFIHKEDYTLEDIIKLRERNLKVVPVLNGNREIVNVVNFGYLKSYLPLDAVIMAGGKGKRLLPLTEKTPKPLLKIGDKPIMDYQLDRLSQYGVDDFWLSLNYLGEQIQEHYGNGQLRGINIEYIWEDAPMGTIGAVSKIKDFKHDCVLITNSDLLTTIDYEDFFLEFQNQDADFAVATIPYAVDVPYAVMETTNNHVISFKEKPTYTYYSNAGIYLVKRKSLELIPPETFYNSTDLMQALIQQGKRVISYPLRQYWLDIGKPEDFKKAQEDIKHLQF, translated from the coding sequence GTGAGAAACTATAAAGACCACCTGATACTTGAAGGAACTCCGATTAGAGAGGGCCTGAAAAAGCTTAATGAGCTGGCCAGGGATGCCATTTTGTTTGTGGTAAATGAGCAACGGCAATTGAAGGGATCACTTACCGATGGTGATGTGAGGCGCGGATTAATAAAAGGATTAACTACGGAGAGCAAGGTAGAAGAATTCACACAGGCTAACCCCAGGTTTATTCACAAGGAAGATTATACCCTCGAGGATATAATCAAACTTCGGGAGCGTAATCTGAAAGTAGTGCCGGTGCTGAATGGCAACCGTGAAATTGTGAATGTTGTGAATTTCGGGTATTTAAAGTCATACCTTCCGCTGGATGCCGTAATAATGGCCGGAGGAAAGGGAAAACGCCTGCTACCGCTCACTGAAAAAACACCCAAGCCTTTGTTGAAAATTGGCGATAAGCCCATCATGGATTATCAGTTAGATCGCCTTAGCCAATATGGCGTGGACGATTTTTGGTTAAGCCTTAATTATTTAGGGGAGCAGATACAGGAGCACTATGGCAATGGGCAATTGCGGGGCATAAACATCGAATATATTTGGGAGGATGCACCAATGGGAACCATTGGTGCCGTGAGTAAGATCAAAGATTTTAAACATGATTGTGTGTTAATCACAAATTCTGATTTACTCACCACCATAGATTATGAAGATTTCTTTTTAGAATTTCAAAATCAGGATGCTGACTTTGCTGTTGCAACCATTCCTTATGCGGTGGATGTGCCTTATGCAGTAATGGAAACCACAAACAATCATGTTATTTCTTTTAAAGAGAAACCAACCTACACATACTATTCAAACGCAGGAATTTATCTTGTAAAGCGAAAAAGCCTGGAATTAATACCACCTGAAACTTTTTATAATAGCACTGATTTAATGCAAGCATTAATTCAGCAGGGTAAAAGGGTAATTTCATATCCATTGCGGCAGTATTGGCTGGACATTGGGAAGCCTGAAGATTTTAAGAAAGCTCAGGAGGATATAAAACATCTACAGTTTTGA